Proteins from a genomic interval of Nostoc sp. TCL240-02:
- the asnB gene encoding asparagine synthase (glutamine-hydrolyzing), producing the protein MCGIAGILTKTEINQDLANLVLKMQNAIKHRGPDDLGTYISEDRRVALAHTRLSILDLSPAGHQPMSTPDGRYWITFNGEIYNFSQLRQNLISQGEQFQSQTDTEVILKLYQRMGSKCLEHLRGMFAFAIWDDWEKTCFMARDPLGIKPLYYWKSGSTLVFASELKAILASRLPALNLSPEGLYGYLVYGSVPEPYTLIADIHCLTAGHWLYWQGDHVTKQQYWQINFTPQAISPIEAQEKVRNALVDTIEHHLVSDVPVGIFLSGGIDSTAILALATKAQNKQLSTYSIAFEETQWNEGEVAKKIANLFGAKHTEYKVTASIAKQFFPEFLQAIDQPSIDGFNTFFVSQIAHEDGMKVVLSGLGGDEIFGGYKSFEKIPQMVALGKTLQAIPVLGKNIGKGLSRWGKSPKLKRLGDFLEQAPSSTSAYSTFRGIFSHKEACAIMQQYIPHQLLTTYIFPSTDTHKVDLTIEDEVSLLEITCYMRNQLLRDSDVMSMNWGLELRVPLVDRNLFEAVASIPSNIRLAIGKKLLIQSVPELPEWVVNRPKKGFYVPVDKWISGDLQNHFNNVKVPDNISLTHWYRHWSLMMLQHWLERTYA; encoded by the coding sequence ATGTGTGGTATCGCCGGAATTTTAACTAAAACGGAAATAAATCAGGATCTGGCAAATTTGGTGCTAAAGATGCAAAATGCTATTAAGCACCGTGGCCCAGATGATTTAGGTACTTATATATCAGAGGATCGACGAGTAGCCCTTGCTCATACTCGTCTGTCAATTTTGGATCTCAGCCCTGCTGGACATCAGCCAATGTCTACACCTGATGGTCGGTACTGGATTACTTTCAATGGTGAAATTTATAACTTTTCCCAACTGCGGCAAAATCTCATTTCTCAAGGAGAGCAGTTCCAGTCCCAAACAGATACTGAAGTTATCCTCAAGCTCTATCAAAGAATGGGTTCTAAGTGTTTAGAACATTTAAGAGGTATGTTTGCTTTTGCTATTTGGGATGACTGGGAAAAAACTTGCTTTATGGCTCGCGATCCTTTAGGAATCAAGCCATTATACTATTGGAAATCTGGTTCTACTTTAGTCTTTGCTTCAGAGCTTAAAGCTATCCTTGCATCTCGTTTACCTGCCCTTAACTTGAGTCCAGAAGGATTATATGGCTATCTGGTATATGGTTCAGTTCCAGAACCATATACCCTGATTGCAGATATTCATTGTTTAACAGCTGGTCATTGGTTGTATTGGCAAGGCGATCATGTCACAAAACAACAGTATTGGCAAATTAACTTTACTCCACAAGCAATTTCACCAATAGAAGCCCAAGAAAAAGTTCGTAATGCTTTAGTTGATACAATCGAACATCACTTGGTAAGTGACGTGCCTGTTGGCATTTTTCTTAGTGGTGGAATTGACTCTACAGCTATTCTAGCTCTAGCTACAAAGGCGCAGAACAAACAGCTATCTACATACTCTATAGCTTTTGAAGAAACCCAATGGAATGAAGGCGAAGTTGCAAAAAAAATTGCCAATTTATTTGGAGCAAAACATACAGAATATAAAGTTACCGCCTCTATTGCGAAACAGTTCTTTCCTGAATTCCTACAAGCTATTGATCAACCCAGTATTGATGGATTTAATACTTTTTTTGTATCACAGATTGCCCACGAAGACGGCATGAAAGTAGTTCTATCTGGGCTAGGTGGAGACGAAATTTTTGGTGGATATAAGTCATTTGAAAAAATTCCCCAGATGGTAGCATTGGGTAAAACATTGCAAGCAATTCCTGTTCTAGGGAAAAATATAGGTAAAGGATTATCGCGTTGGGGAAAATCACCAAAACTTAAACGACTGGGTGATTTTTTGGAGCAGGCTCCAAGTTCTACATCTGCCTATTCTACTTTCAGAGGAATTTTCTCCCATAAAGAAGCATGTGCAATTATGCAGCAATATATTCCTCATCAACTTTTAACTACTTATATCTTTCCATCAACTGATACTCATAAAGTAGATTTGACAATAGAAGATGAAGTAAGTCTGTTAGAAATAACCTGCTATATGCGTAATCAACTGTTAAGGGATAGTGATGTGATGAGCATGAACTGGGGATTAGAATTACGGGTTCCCCTAGTTGATCGTAATCTATTTGAGGCAGTAGCTTCTATTCCTAGTAATATCCGTTTAGCAATTGGTAAAAAGCTATTAATTCAATCAGTTCCTGAATTGCCAGAATGGGTTGTTAACCGTCCCAAAAAAGGATTTTATGTTCCCGTTGACAAGTGGATTTCTGGGGATTTACAAAATCATTTTAATAATGTAAAGGTTCCCGATAATATTTCTCTTACTCATTGGTATCGGCACTGGAGTTTGATGATGTTACAACATTGGCTAGAGCGAACTTATGCCTAA
- a CDS encoding glycosyltransferase, whose amino-acid sequence MKILHIIPSIASVRGGPSQAVIEVVKALRDENIEAEIVTTNDNGNDLLDVPLGRRIEYNQVPVNFFKRFSPKVGSIREFAFSRELTIWLWQNVSKYDLLHVHAIFSYPSTVAMAIARFQRVPYIVRPLGQLCEWSLQQSSRKKQIYLQLIEKANLNYSKSIHFTSKQEQQEASQLNLSSPSFILPHGVDIPNINPNARQHLRQYLNLPDDEPIILFLSRLHHKKGLEYLIPALGKLSDYRFTFVLAGSGSQEYESEIKSLLVSNGIKNRTHITGFVKGEIKDLIMQGSDLFALTSYSENFGVAALEALAVGLPVLLTPGIALADLVAQQHLGYVTELQVTAITAAIQQVLDCPEEAQKRGDRAQKFILENYTWDRIASKLISVYTDIIESQTVSTAR is encoded by the coding sequence ATGAAAATTCTTCATATTATTCCTTCAATAGCATCAGTAAGAGGTGGCCCAAGTCAAGCAGTAATAGAGGTAGTTAAAGCATTAAGAGATGAAAATATCGAAGCAGAAATTGTTACTACTAATGATAATGGTAATGATTTGCTTGATGTACCCCTTGGTAGGCGTATTGAGTACAACCAAGTGCCAGTAAATTTCTTTAAGCGCTTTTCTCCTAAAGTTGGCTCCATCAGAGAATTTGCCTTTTCTAGAGAGCTAACTATATGGTTGTGGCAAAATGTTTCTAAGTATGACTTACTACACGTCCACGCTATTTTTTCCTATCCTTCTACAGTAGCAATGGCGATCGCTCGTTTCCAACGAGTTCCTTACATCGTTCGCCCTTTAGGACAGCTATGTGAATGGTCTTTACAACAAAGCTCTCGCAAAAAGCAAATTTATCTCCAACTGATAGAAAAAGCCAATCTAAATTATAGTAAATCTATACATTTTACCTCAAAGCAAGAACAGCAAGAAGCTTCGCAGTTAAATCTAAGTTCCCCAAGTTTTATTTTACCGCACGGTGTTGATATTCCTAATATTAACCCTAACGCGCGTCAGCATTTGCGGCAATACTTAAACTTACCAGATGATGAACCAATTATTTTATTTTTATCTCGCCTGCATCACAAAAAGGGTTTAGAATACTTGATTCCAGCTTTAGGAAAATTATCTGATTATCGCTTTACATTTGTGTTAGCAGGTAGTGGTTCACAAGAATATGAAAGTGAAATTAAATCACTTCTCGTATCCAATGGCATTAAAAACCGCACCCATATTACAGGATTTGTTAAGGGAGAAATCAAAGATTTAATAATGCAAGGCTCAGACTTATTTGCTCTCACTTCTTACTCTGAAAACTTTGGGGTAGCAGCTTTAGAAGCTTTAGCTGTCGGTCTTCCAGTCTTACTTACTCCTGGCATCGCTTTAGCTGATCTGGTTGCACAGCAACATCTTGGCTATGTTACAGAACTACAGGTAACTGCGATCACCGCTGCTATACAGCAGGTTTTAGATTGTCCCGAAGAAGCACAGAAGCGAGGCGATCGCGCCCAGAAATTTATACTAGAAAATTATACTTGGGATCGTATCGCATCAAAACTGATTTCAGTTTATACTGATATCATTGAAAGTCAGACTGTTTCTACTGCCCGTTAA
- a CDS encoding glycosyltransferase family 2 protein: MLKLITPLILTYNEDPNLERTLQQLTWAQKIIVIDSYSSDKTLEILNSYSQVHVFQQEFDTHTRQWNYGLEQVQSPWVLSLDADYILTNELISEIAALPIDGKIDGYFARFKYCVFGKPMRNSILPPRQVLFRKSKAKYIDDGHTQLLQMFGNSATLSAYIHHDDRKPLKRWLWAQERYMVLEVKKLLETPTSELSLGDRIRKQKIIAPFIILLYCLIIKGGILDGWHGCYYAFQRVLAEILLSIRLIEAEKFKT, from the coding sequence ATGCTAAAGCTGATTACTCCTCTTATTCTCACATATAATGAAGACCCAAATCTTGAACGCACACTCCAGCAACTCACTTGGGCACAGAAAATCATAGTTATTGATAGTTATAGTAGTGATAAAACTCTAGAAATTCTTAACTCCTATTCACAAGTTCATGTATTCCAACAGGAATTTGATACCCATACTAGGCAGTGGAATTATGGTTTAGAGCAAGTTCAGTCGCCGTGGGTGCTTTCTCTAGATGCAGACTATATACTAACTAATGAGTTAATTTCGGAAATTGCTGCTCTACCAATTGATGGAAAGATTGATGGCTATTTTGCCAGATTCAAGTATTGTGTGTTTGGTAAACCAATGCGTAATAGCATACTTCCACCTCGTCAAGTGCTTTTTCGTAAAAGTAAGGCTAAGTACATTGATGATGGACACACACAACTTTTGCAGATGTTTGGTAACTCTGCAACACTTTCTGCCTATATTCACCACGATGATCGCAAACCCCTAAAGCGTTGGTTATGGGCACAGGAGCGTTATATGGTATTGGAAGTAAAAAAACTACTAGAGACTCCTACTAGTGAACTTAGTTTAGGCGATCGCATCCGCAAACAAAAAATTATTGCACCTTTTATAATTTTATTGTATTGCTTGATTATCAAAGGCGGTATTCTAGATGGTTGGCATGGTTGCTACTATGCTTTTCAGCGTGTTCTGGCAGAAATACTCTTGAGCATTCGACTTATAGAAGCTGAGAAATTTAAAACTTAA
- a CDS encoding transposase, with the protein MKAYSLDLRQKIVDAYACGDISQRKLAKNFGVTLSFVQNLLKRHRELGMIGPKVRTEQTATKLNAEQLEILRQLVIAQPDATLSELRERLYEKTEVLIGVATVNRMVRWKLHLNLKKKVSTSQKKVVMKSN; encoded by the coding sequence ATGAAAGCCTACTCTCTCGACTTGCGTCAAAAAATAGTTGATGCTTATGCCTGCGGTGACATTTCCCAACGAAAACTGGCTAAAAACTTTGGTGTCACCTTAAGTTTTGTGCAAAATTTACTCAAACGCCATCGAGAATTGGGGATGATAGGCCCCAAGGTGCGGACTGAGCAGACAGCAACAAAGTTGAATGCTGAACAGTTAGAAATCCTGCGCCAACTCGTCATAGCACAGCCCGATGCGACGTTAAGCGAATTGCGGGAACGACTTTACGAGAAAACAGAGGTCTTAATTGGGGTAGCTACGGTGAATCGGATGGTTCGCTGGAAACTTCACCTCAACCTCAAAAAAAAAGTCTCCACCTCACAAAAAAAGGTAGTGATGAAGTCCAACTAG
- a CDS encoding IS630 family transposase — MRGIPVEELIFLDESGVNLSFIRKCARALPGLSAYAQKPNRKGKNVSVIGAISLKGLLTQWSGLGSIDALTFDAFIAQKLVPKLWPGAVVIMDNCSIHKSDELEALLIAAGAHLIYLPPYSPDFSPIENCWSKIKNILRRIGARTYPDLLQALDTAFAEVTIENLLGWFTHCCYCTSQD, encoded by the coding sequence TTGAGGGGGATACCCGTCGAAGAGCTGATTTTCTTAGATGAATCGGGAGTTAATCTGTCCTTCATCCGCAAATGTGCCCGCGCCTTGCCTGGCCTTTCAGCCTATGCTCAAAAGCCCAACCGCAAAGGGAAAAATGTCTCGGTAATTGGTGCAATTAGCTTGAAAGGACTGCTCACCCAATGGAGTGGCTTAGGTTCTATCGATGCTTTGACTTTTGATGCCTTCATCGCCCAAAAGCTCGTACCCAAACTTTGGCCTGGTGCAGTGGTGATCATGGATAACTGCTCAATCCATAAAAGTGATGAACTTGAAGCTTTGCTCATCGCTGCTGGCGCTCATCTCATTTATCTCCCCCCCTATTCTCCCGATTTTTCACCGATTGAGAATTGTTGGTCCAAGATTAAGAACATTCTCCGTCGCATCGGTGCAAGGACATACCCTGATTTACTCCAGGCATTAGATACGGCATTCGCAGAAGTGACAATAGAGAATTTGCTGGGTTGGTTTACTCACTGCTGCTACTGTACCTCACAAGACTGA
- a CDS encoding WcaF family extracellular polysaccharide biosynthesis acetyltransferase: MRLNKYTVNDYTPGAPYWKQLLWYFVGSALVESYWLPFSVFKIWVLRSFGAKVGQGVRIKPGVRVKFPWRLDIGDFVWIGENVWIDNLACVTIESHVCLSQMVYLCTGNHDWNHPDFKLIVAPINIQESSWIAAKSVIGPGVTVGRGAVLTLGGVAGKSLQSMTIYAGNPAQPIKQRKL; this comes from the coding sequence ATGCGCCTAAATAAATATACTGTTAACGACTATACTCCAGGAGCACCATACTGGAAACAACTTCTCTGGTATTTTGTTGGATCAGCCTTAGTTGAAAGTTATTGGTTACCATTTTCAGTTTTTAAGATTTGGGTACTCCGCAGTTTTGGGGCTAAAGTAGGTCAAGGTGTTCGCATTAAACCTGGAGTGCGGGTAAAATTTCCCTGGCGGTTAGACATTGGTGATTTTGTTTGGATTGGGGAAAATGTATGGATAGATAACCTCGCTTGTGTCACTATTGAAAGCCATGTTTGCCTATCTCAAATGGTCTATCTCTGCACCGGAAATCATGATTGGAATCATCCCGATTTTAAATTAATTGTTGCCCCAATCAATATTCAAGAGAGTAGTTGGATTGCTGCCAAGTCTGTAATTGGGCCAGGAGTCACTGTTGGTCGAGGAGCAGTACTAACATTAGGTGGCGTTGCTGGAAAATCGCTACAGTCGATGACCATTTATGCAGGTAATCCGGCTCAACCCATCAAGCAACGAAAGCTTTGA
- a CDS encoding carbohydrate-binding protein, protein MNPKLSRFFLHTAITLLLLLSLSGISHVLNIPVLQPLKVVAATSTLTIPSSALAPWPVFERVDALNSSFRSGLNTAWGDYWERSENPFDIGYTEQTQELTNTANGNYAIYNNLDLGSGVEALMLRIALPSGTNSVEVRLGSVSGSVVGSCTINSTGSLSDYRTVPCPLNSSLAKGKQNLVIRFTGSNSSMRFNWFAFWAKDTVQKIDEIQKIQSSDINQGSPVIPISGRPIRTQSLLPASSQILARSYGLWSPGKTWECPKWMHDTYFTNGDDGKVYPTWHPPVDFNPETNVYCTYGHEHGDDPLSSEVFNIAGMPAFGYVNEQLANQSVYRNEDHFGHKSFVANNWQMLNASNTSLIKSCDVSFKLHMGTHSPDALANTAHEMFASGKCDGLEPFNLKHFALFGAAGEFKEPETSLCDLSVNPGITPSPTNQPYGDAHRAIPTAGCYQRGTVDQKTADVNTRNTESWLTGFAGKSFYFNITNPSRFYDPSTTTKINRTVNNCYDPAHPLSTTLICEETLAAGSKVEWDDPRSPFRGTTQRETHFSGLAFSNSANSVIYTDAYGRNARISPAPAQGITFKQIVPVQGFKYDVNSQASLFPARDYSALGQNGVRAPN, encoded by the coding sequence GTGAACCCTAAATTAAGCAGATTTTTTCTGCACACTGCTATTACGTTACTGTTACTACTGAGCTTATCCGGCATTAGTCATGTATTAAATATTCCGGTTTTGCAGCCACTGAAGGTTGTAGCGGCTACCAGCACATTGACTATTCCGTCGAGCGCGCTGGCACCTTGGCCCGTATTTGAGCGTGTAGATGCTCTCAACTCATCGTTTCGTTCTGGACTAAACACAGCCTGGGGAGACTATTGGGAGCGTAGCGAAAATCCTTTTGATATTGGGTATACAGAGCAAACCCAGGAACTAACTAACACCGCCAATGGTAACTATGCAATATACAACAACCTTGACTTAGGTAGTGGTGTAGAGGCATTGATGCTGCGTATCGCTTTGCCTTCTGGGACAAACAGCGTTGAAGTGCGCTTAGGTTCAGTGAGCGGCTCTGTGGTGGGGAGCTGTACCATCAACAGCACTGGTTCTCTGTCAGACTACCGTACAGTTCCGTGTCCTTTGAATAGCAGCCTTGCAAAGGGAAAACAAAACCTTGTCATTAGGTTTACAGGCTCTAACAGTTCTATGCGCTTTAATTGGTTTGCCTTCTGGGCAAAGGATACAGTGCAAAAAATTGACGAGATACAAAAAATCCAATCCAGCGATATCAACCAAGGTTCGCCTGTTATTCCGATTTCTGGCAGACCGATACGAACACAAAGCTTACTACCAGCCAGTTCCCAGATTCTGGCCAGATCCTATGGGCTTTGGTCTCCTGGCAAAACATGGGAATGCCCCAAGTGGATGCACGATACTTATTTTACCAATGGCGATGATGGCAAAGTATACCCCACATGGCATCCGCCTGTAGATTTTAACCCTGAAACAAATGTGTATTGTACTTATGGTCACGAGCATGGCGACGATCCACTCAGTTCAGAGGTATTTAATATTGCAGGGATGCCAGCTTTTGGCTATGTAAATGAGCAACTAGCAAATCAATCTGTTTATCGGAATGAAGATCACTTTGGGCATAAGTCTTTTGTTGCCAACAATTGGCAGATGCTCAATGCCAGCAACACCAGTTTAATTAAATCCTGTGACGTTAGTTTCAAACTGCACATGGGTACACATTCGCCAGATGCGCTAGCAAATACAGCCCATGAAATGTTTGCATCTGGTAAATGTGATGGGCTTGAACCCTTCAATTTAAAGCATTTTGCTTTGTTTGGTGCTGCCGGAGAATTTAAAGAACCTGAAACTTCTTTGTGTGACTTATCGGTAAATCCTGGTATTACTCCCTCCCCTACGAATCAACCCTATGGTGATGCCCATCGCGCCATTCCGACTGCTGGTTGTTACCAGCGTGGGACAGTTGATCAAAAAACGGCAGATGTAAATACAAGAAATACTGAATCTTGGCTTACTGGCTTTGCTGGAAAAAGTTTTTACTTTAACATCACAAATCCTTCCCGTTTTTATGATCCGTCTACCACAACGAAGATCAATAGGACTGTGAATAACTGCTACGACCCAGCGCATCCTCTTTCTACAACTCTAATTTGCGAAGAAACATTAGCTGCTGGTAGTAAAGTAGAGTGGGACGACCCTCGATCGCCCTTTCGAGGAACAACTCAAAGAGAAACTCACTTTTCTGGTCTTGCATTTAGTAATTCTGCAAATTCAGTAATCTATACAGATGCTTATGGCAGAAACGCAAGAATATCACCTGCTCCCGCTCAAGGAATTACGTTCAAGCAAATTGTTCCTGTTCAAGGATTTAAGTATGATGTAAATAGTCAAGCCAGCCTCTTCCCAGCCAGAGACTATTCTGCATTGGGACAAAATGGGGTAAGAGCGCCTAATTAA
- a CDS encoding TIGR04283 family arsenosugar biosynthesis glycosyltransferase produces MQRRISIIIPTLNEAENIKEAIVTTQPNTNIEVIIVDGGSKDDTIEIAQSLNVKVISSSPGRAVQMNAGVVAASGKILLFLHADTRLPTGFDEIICTALQQPGIVAGAFNLRIDASLLSLRWVEWGVNVRSHFCQMPYGDQAIFLTKEVFQQIGGFPELPIMEDFELMHRLKRIGRIVIIPTPVLTSARRWLQKGVLKTTLLNQIVIIAYLLGVSPERIRRWYCREKFKRI; encoded by the coding sequence ATGCAACGCCGAATTTCTATTATTATTCCGACTCTTAATGAAGCAGAGAATATCAAAGAAGCAATTGTAACTACTCAACCGAATACAAATATAGAAGTAATCATAGTAGATGGTGGCTCTAAAGATGACACTATAGAAATAGCTCAGTCTTTAAATGTCAAAGTTATCTCATCATCTCCCGGTCGTGCTGTGCAAATGAACGCGGGTGTAGTAGCTGCTAGCGGCAAGATTCTGTTATTTCTTCATGCAGATACCCGTTTACCGACTGGGTTTGATGAGATAATTTGCACAGCGCTACAACAACCTGGGATTGTGGCTGGTGCTTTTAACTTGCGGATTGATGCGTCACTTTTAAGTTTACGATGGGTGGAGTGGGGAGTAAATGTGCGATCGCATTTTTGCCAAATGCCCTACGGCGACCAAGCAATTTTTTTAACTAAGGAAGTATTTCAGCAAATAGGCGGCTTTCCTGAATTGCCTATCATGGAAGACTTTGAACTCATGCACCGATTAAAACGCATCGGACGCATTGTAATTATTCCTACACCTGTTCTTACTTCAGCGCGTAGATGGTTGCAAAAGGGAGTATTAAAAACTACGCTACTTAATCAAATAGTAATTATTGCTTATTTACTCGGCGTTTCACCTGAGCGAATTCGTCGCTGGTATTGCCGAGAAAAATTTAAGAGAATTTAA
- a CDS encoding IS701 family transposase, which produces MDVELQILKHLARDAQPTVAIIDEYCAEYKDLFKEVRNYECFKYLHLGIIAPIKRKSLPEIAKVVSINSAQSLHHFIAYSDWSANKLKSRRLDKLKKALNSQAITVVIDETGDRKKGKKTDYVARQYLGSVGKIDNGIVSVNAYGVYENVTFPLSFKVFKPKGTLKSGDKYKTKIELASEIITELINEGFNIELVLADSLYGESSKFIKKLNEYELAYVVAIRSNHGVWLPANQSVRANKWCKFERTFSNKKSEIRYIREIIYGKKRAITYWEITTDPETMPDNSTSFVMTNLQGNLKKTLGDLYGLRTWVEYGFRQCKQELGWTDYRLTNFQHIERWWEIIFCVYTMISLNSPAFLALNQSLQIETEVIGTSYVNCVDFSHHQQWNHNSGWKNTLNNLRLIVQPLLLFWLIYPWLDIFPNSHLLLGFNHLICAMNQFKPFFASG; this is translated from the coding sequence ATGGATGTAGAATTACAAATCCTAAAACATTTGGCAAGAGATGCCCAGCCAACAGTTGCGATCATAGATGAATATTGTGCAGAGTATAAAGACCTGTTCAAAGAAGTAAGAAATTATGAATGCTTCAAATATTTACATTTAGGGATAATTGCACCAATAAAAAGAAAATCATTACCAGAAATAGCCAAAGTAGTAAGTATAAACTCGGCACAGTCATTACATCATTTCATAGCCTATTCAGATTGGTCAGCAAATAAATTAAAGAGCCGAAGATTAGATAAATTAAAGAAAGCATTAAATAGTCAGGCGATAACCGTAGTAATAGATGAAACTGGAGATAGGAAAAAAGGTAAAAAGACAGATTATGTTGCAAGACAATATCTAGGGAGTGTAGGAAAAATAGATAATGGAATAGTATCAGTCAATGCTTATGGAGTTTATGAAAATGTAACATTTCCATTAAGTTTCAAAGTATTTAAACCGAAAGGGACGCTCAAATCAGGAGATAAATATAAAACCAAAATAGAGTTAGCGTCAGAAATTATTACAGAATTAATAAATGAGGGGTTTAATATTGAATTAGTATTAGCCGATAGTTTATATGGTGAAAGTAGCAAATTCATCAAAAAGCTCAATGAATATGAATTAGCTTATGTTGTAGCAATTAGAAGTAATCACGGAGTCTGGCTACCAGCTAATCAGAGCGTTAGAGCTAACAAGTGGTGCAAATTTGAGAGAACATTTAGTAATAAAAAATCCGAAATCAGATATATCCGAGAAATAATTTATGGTAAAAAAAGAGCCATAACTTACTGGGAAATAACTACTGATCCAGAAACAATGCCGGATAATTCCACTTCATTTGTCATGACGAATCTTCAAGGAAATCTCAAAAAAACTTTAGGCGATTTATATGGATTAAGAACCTGGGTAGAATATGGGTTTCGACAATGTAAACAGGAACTCGGCTGGACAGATTATCGCTTGACAAATTTTCAACATATAGAGAGATGGTGGGAAATTATTTTTTGTGTTTACACAATGATTAGTCTAAATTCCCCAGCCTTTTTAGCCTTAAATCAATCTCTTCAAATTGAAACTGAGGTGATAGGTACTAGTTATGTTAATTGTGTAGATTTTTCTCATCATCAACAATGGAATCATAATTCTGGATGGAAGAATACTCTTAATAATCTTCGTTTAATTGTCCAACCTCTTTTACTATTTTGGCTGATTTATCCCTGGTTAGATATTTTTCCAAATTCTCATTTATTGCTAGGATTTAATCATTTAATTTGTGCCATGAACCAATTTAAACCCTTTTTTGCTTCTGGATGA
- a CDS encoding transposase: MRGIPVEELIFLDESGVNLSFIRKCARALPGLRAYAQKPNRKGKNVSVIGAISLKGLLTQWSGLGSIDALTFDAFIAQKLVPKLWPGAVVIMDNCSIHKSDELEALLIAAGAHLIYLPPYSPIFHRLRIVGPRLRTFSVASVQGHTLIYSRH; this comes from the coding sequence TTGAGGGGGATACCCGTCGAAGAGCTGATTTTCTTAGATGAATCGGGAGTTAATCTGTCCTTCATCCGCAAATGTGCCCGCGCCTTGCCTGGCCTTCGGGCCTATGCTCAAAAGCCCAACCGCAAAGGGAAAAATGTCTCGGTAATTGGTGCAATTAGCTTGAAAGGACTGCTCACCCAATGGAGTGGCTTAGGTTCTATCGATGCTTTGACTTTTGATGCCTTCATCGCCCAAAAGCTCGTACCCAAACTTTGGCCTGGTGCAGTGGTGATCATGGATAACTGCTCAATCCATAAAAGTGATGAACTTGAAGCTTTGCTCATCGCTGCTGGCGCTCATCTCATTTATCTCCCCCCCTATTCTCCGATTTTTCACCGATTGAGAATTGTTGGTCCAAGATTAAGAACATTCTCCGTCGCATCGGTGCAAGGACATACCCTGATTTACTCCAGGCATTAG